Proteins encoded in a region of the Rutidosis leptorrhynchoides isolate AG116_Rl617_1_P2 chromosome 9, CSIRO_AGI_Rlap_v1, whole genome shotgun sequence genome:
- the LOC139869113 gene encoding uncharacterized protein, with protein MNKWEQIPPQYIPKVPIINTNDEILNIDCETNIEERIQDWYNKMSAQIQLTNELKELSPIELLNFIIHKTSGNVFRYLESWTVEERAMVASIDAITTFESIVGKIVQEFTGRNPKVEVSNELFREIAFWHITNLKICNMYYLEPFICEFSEQYYKLSASQKKIALDMFFNKLPESVATRIKDDYNTRDKSKIEDSLGARITEVKTWMKSECLKEKARREAHVKLYCKIQSNQVGRYGCEKPKK; from the coding sequence ATGAATAAATGGGAACAAATACCACCACAGTACATACCTAAAGTACCTATAATAAATACTAACGATGAAATTTTAAATATTGACTGTGAAACAAATATAGAAGAAAGAATACAAGATTGGTATAACAAAATGAGCGCACAAATTCAACTAACTAATGAACTAAAAGAACTCTCACCCATAGAATTGTTAAACTTTATAATTCATAAAACTTCAGGAAATGTCTTTAGATATTTAGAGTCTTGGACTGTTGAAGAAAGAGCTATGGTAGCATCAATCGATGCTATAACAACATTTGAAAGTATCGTAGGAAAAATTGTCCAAGAATTTACGGGAAGGAATCCCAAAGTTGAGGTTTCTAATGAATTATTTAGAGAAATAGCTTTTTGGCATATAACTAATTTAAAAATATGCAATATGTACTACCTTGAACCTTTCATATGTGAATTCTCTGAGCAATATTACAAATTAAGTGCCTCACAAAAGAAAATAGCACTAGATATGTTTTTTAACAAATTACCTGAATCAGTTGCCACAAGAATTAAAGATGACTACAACACTAGAGATAAGTCAAAAATTGAAGATAGTCTAGGAGCACGCATTACTGAAGTAAAAACCTGGATGAAAAGTGAATGTTTAAAAGAAAAAGCCAGAAGAGAAGCGCATGTAAAACTCTATTGTAAAATTCAAAGTAACCAAGTTGGAAGATATGGCTGTGAGAAGCCTAAAAAATGA